Proteins encoded in a region of the Augochlora pura isolate Apur16 chromosome 4, APUR_v2.2.1, whole genome shotgun sequence genome:
- the LOC144468654 gene encoding uncharacterized protein LOC144468654 isoform X1, whose amino-acid sequence MTTEEKFHAAVNVIRSLPKNGAYQPSNEVMLRFYAYYKQATEGPCQQPKPAFWDLVKKAKWDAWTRLGNMSTTEAMNNYVEELKKIVETMSYTDKVANFLGSLDTFYESVPQEDLELLVGPVLERVRSQPGSPLSGSPLASRETSPHRVCNNMTRHIASSLETSPASSNSASPLPPDTDGEEEEFIDTVETAPERSQKDTMKSPTSSQKISTGINVSNDAVNELIVPKENSSVLSNGYTNISGYMETVVESKQDRSRQRNKRDEKSNADFFNQIATTMQNLQRDLDRITARVRSLEGQALHALAPQIRQPTTSPYSKWWPLPECSPRLFAMLILWPFIAQILILFAQRYRQRRL is encoded by the exons ATGACGACAGAGGAGAAGTTTCACGCGGCTGTTAATGTGATTCGGAGTCTGCCAAAAAATG GAGCTTATCAACCTAGCAATGAAGTTATGCTACGTTTTTATGCATACTATAAACAAGCAACAGAAGGACCATGTCAACAACCAAAGCCTGCATTCTGGGATTTAGTCAAAAAAGCTAAGTGGGATGCTTGGACTCGATTGGGTAATATGAGTACAACAGAAGCTATGAATAATTATGtagaagaattgaaaaag ATTGTGGAGACCATGTCTTATACGGATAAAGTGGCCAATTTTCTGGGTAGTTTGGACACATTTTACGAGAGTGTTCCACAGGAGGACTTGGAGCTACTTGTTGGCCCTGTTTTAGAGCGGGTGCGTTCGCAACCTGGTTCACCATTGTCTGGTTCACCCTTGG CATCCAGAGAAACATCGCCGCACAGGGTTTGCAATAATATGACCCGGCACATCGCGAGTAGTTTAGAGACTAGTCCAGCCAGTAGTAACAGTGCAAGTCCATTACCACCGGATACTGACGGCGAGGAGGAAGAATTCATAGATACCGTCGAA ACTGCTCCGGAACGATCGCAAAAGGATACAATGAAATCTCCTACTTCGAGCCAGAAGATATCGACCGGAATAAACGTTAGTAACGACGCAGTTAACGAGCTGATCGTTCCGAAGGAGAATTCTTCGGTGTTGTCTAATGGATACACCAATATAAGTGGTTACATGGAGACAGTAGTAGAAAGTAAACAAGATAGAAGCAGACAAAGGAATAAGCGAGATGAAAAATCAAACGctgatttttttaatcaaatagcCACAACTATGCAAAATTTACAAAGGGACTTGGACAGAATAACAGCTAGAGTACGTAGCTTAGAAGGTCAAGCATTACACGCGTTAGCGCCGCAAATC AGACAGCCTACGACGAGTCCATACTCAAAATGGTGGCCTTTGCCGGAATGTTCTCCGCGATTATTCGCTATGTTAATTTTGTGGCCGTTTATAGcacagattttaattttattcgcacaACGCTATCGTCAGCGAAGACTGTGA
- the LOC144468654 gene encoding uncharacterized protein LOC144468654 isoform X2: protein MLRFYAYYKQATEGPCQQPKPAFWDLVKKAKWDAWTRLGNMSTTEAMNNYVEELKKIVETMSYTDKVANFLGSLDTFYESVPQEDLELLVGPVLERVRSQPGSPLSGSPLASRETSPHRVCNNMTRHIASSLETSPASSNSASPLPPDTDGEEEEFIDTVETAPERSQKDTMKSPTSSQKISTGINVSNDAVNELIVPKENSSVLSNGYTNISGYMETVVESKQDRSRQRNKRDEKSNADFFNQIATTMQNLQRDLDRITARVRSLEGQALHALAPQIRQPTTSPYSKWWPLPECSPRLFAMLILWPFIAQILILFAQRYRQRRL from the exons ATGCTACGTTTTTATGCATACTATAAACAAGCAACAGAAGGACCATGTCAACAACCAAAGCCTGCATTCTGGGATTTAGTCAAAAAAGCTAAGTGGGATGCTTGGACTCGATTGGGTAATATGAGTACAACAGAAGCTATGAATAATTATGtagaagaattgaaaaag ATTGTGGAGACCATGTCTTATACGGATAAAGTGGCCAATTTTCTGGGTAGTTTGGACACATTTTACGAGAGTGTTCCACAGGAGGACTTGGAGCTACTTGTTGGCCCTGTTTTAGAGCGGGTGCGTTCGCAACCTGGTTCACCATTGTCTGGTTCACCCTTGG CATCCAGAGAAACATCGCCGCACAGGGTTTGCAATAATATGACCCGGCACATCGCGAGTAGTTTAGAGACTAGTCCAGCCAGTAGTAACAGTGCAAGTCCATTACCACCGGATACTGACGGCGAGGAGGAAGAATTCATAGATACCGTCGAA ACTGCTCCGGAACGATCGCAAAAGGATACAATGAAATCTCCTACTTCGAGCCAGAAGATATCGACCGGAATAAACGTTAGTAACGACGCAGTTAACGAGCTGATCGTTCCGAAGGAGAATTCTTCGGTGTTGTCTAATGGATACACCAATATAAGTGGTTACATGGAGACAGTAGTAGAAAGTAAACAAGATAGAAGCAGACAAAGGAATAAGCGAGATGAAAAATCAAACGctgatttttttaatcaaatagcCACAACTATGCAAAATTTACAAAGGGACTTGGACAGAATAACAGCTAGAGTACGTAGCTTAGAAGGTCAAGCATTACACGCGTTAGCGCCGCAAATC AGACAGCCTACGACGAGTCCATACTCAAAATGGTGGCCTTTGCCGGAATGTTCTCCGCGATTATTCGCTATGTTAATTTTGTGGCCGTTTATAGcacagattttaattttattcgcacaACGCTATCGTCAGCGAAGACTGTGA
- the Rpl3 gene encoding ribosomal protein L3, giving the protein MSHRKFSAPRHGSMGFYPKKRSQRHRGKVKAFPKDDPSKPVHLTAFVGYKAGMTHVVREADRPGSKVNKKEIVEAVTVLETPPMMVVGVVGYIETPHGLRALTTVWAEHLSEGCRRRFYKNWYKSKKKAFTKASKKWQDDLGRKSIENDLCKIVKYCKVVRIIAHTQMRLLKQRQKKAHIMEIQLNGGTIAQKVQWAHEHLEKPVPISSVFASDEMIDVIGVTKGKGYKGVTSRWHTKKLPRKTHKGLRKVACIGAWHPSRVSFTVARAGQKGYHHRTEMNKKIYRIGQGIHTKDGKIVKNNASTEYDRTEKTITPMGGFPHYGEVNNDFVMIKGCCMGPKKRVITLRKSLLVHTKRSALEKINLKFIDTSSKFGHGRFQTAADKASFMGQLKKDRIREEQAKATISAPTAAAAQ; this is encoded by the exons ATG TCTCACAGAAAGTTCAGTGCCCCTCGGCATGGGTCTATGGGATTCTACCCCAAGAAGAGATCTCAGCGTCATCGTGGTAAAGTAAAGGCCTTTCCAAAAGATGATCCAAGCAAACCAGTGCATTTGACCGCGTTCGTTGGATACAAGGCTGGTATGACCCACGTGGTCAGGGAAGCTGATCGTCCAGGATCGA AGGTAAACAAAAAGGAAATTGTAGAAGCCGTTACAGTCCTCGAGACACCACCAATGATGGTGGTCGGTGTAGTTGGTTACATAGAAACTCCACACGGTCTACGTGCTCTTACCACTGTTTGGGCAGAACATCTTTCTGAAGGTTGTCGTAGGAGGTTCTACAAGAATTG GTACAAGAGCAAAAAGAAGGCATTTACGAAGGCTTCCAAGAAATGGCAGGATGATCTTGGTCGTAAATCCATTGAGAATGACTTGTGCAAGATCGTTAAGTATTGCAAAGTTGTAAGGATCATTGCTCACACGCAG ATGAGATTGTTGAAGCAACGACAGAAGAAAGCTCATATTATGGAGATTCAACTCAATGGAGGAACTATCGCACAGAAGGTTCAATGGGCTCATGAACACCTTGAGAAGCCTGTACCGATTAGCAGTGTTTTTGCTTCGGATGAGATGATTGACGTGATCGGTGTCACGAAAGGAAAGGGATACAAAG GTGTTACGTCGCGTTGGCATACAAAGAAACTACCACGCAAAACGCACAAAGGACTGAGGAAAGTCGCTTGTATCGGTGCTTGGCATCCAAGCCGTGTATCGTTCACTGTTGCGCGGGCAGGTCAAAAAGGTTACCATCATCGtacagaaatgaataaaaagatttacaGAATTGGTCAAGGAATTCATACCAAGGATGGCAAG aTTGTAAAGAACAATGCTTCTACAGAGTACGATCGTACTGAAAAAACAATTACCCCCATGGGCGGTTTTCCTCATTATGGTGAAGTCAACAATGACTTTGTTATGATCAAAGGCTGTTGCATGGGACCCAAAAAACGTGTAATTACTCTGCGCAAG TCTTTATTGGTGCATACTAAGCGATCCGCATTGGAGAAAATCAATCTTAAATTCATCGACACTAGCTCCAAATTCGGACATGGACGTTTCCAGACTGCTGCTGACAAAGCTTCTTTCATGGGGCAACTTAAAAAAGACCGTATCCGTGAAGAACAGGCTAAAGCTACAATCTCTGCGCCAACGGCAGCAGCTGCacagtaa